The Leptospira saintgironsiae genome contains the following window.
GGGCCGGAATTAAAGGGTTCTAAAAAACTGTATCTGCAGGCGATTCCTGATCCTTATTTCCATATTCGAAAAGAATATCCGAATCTAAAGGTTCTTGAATTTATTCCTGGAGAACTTCCTATTCCGAAAGAAGATTTTATCCAGTCCCTAGATTCAATCGATACATTCGTATTTTCGGATCGCCAGAAAAGAAATGAATTCGTTCAGTCTTATTTAGAAGAGAATTCTTCCAAGTTCAGAAAATTCAAAATTACTGCAGAACCTTCTACACTTAGAAAAGTAGCAAATGTAGAAGCTGAAGTATATCGCAGAAGATAATTAAACTTTTCCGTTATCCTTGATCTTTTTAACAAGGTTTCGATTTGCCTCTTGTCTCAAGATCGCGTTTTCGTATCTTCTTGTCTCTGTTTCCGTTTCTGGTTTTATTTTAGGAATTGGGCAGGGCTTCTTATTCTCATCCAATGCAACGAATGTGAGATACGCAGTTGTTGCCCGAGTTACTATCCCTGTATAAGGATTTTCTTTAGAGACTTGGACACCGATCTCCATAGATGATCTTCCTGCATAATTTGCAGAAGCCTTTAAGATTACATGATCCCCCAAAGAAATCGGTTCCAGAAAATTCAGTTTATCTACACTTGCAGTAACTGCTTCCCTTCCACAATGTCTTTGGGCGACCATTACGGCGATCGAGTCTATCCAAGACATTAAGGTCCCTCCGAAGAGGGTTCCATAATGATTGGTATGGTCGGGCATAACTATATGCCTGGTTTCCACTGCGGATTGTTTTGGTGTTTTTACAATTTCTTCCGACATCTATGGTTTAGACTAACAACCCTAGTATTACGTTCTTATAATTGGCATTGCAGAATAAAATCGTTGAATACTTGAGCGATATAAACTCTTTCCTTATACGAAAGTGCAGTACTTCCTGCAGAGATCAATTCACCAGAGTTAGAAAAAATTTCTCTAATAGAATCGTCCGGAGAAATCGTAAATATCTTGGTAGGAGAATGAGCTTCTCCGTTGCTTGCATGTTTTAGGAATTTCATTACAGACGGGTGAGTTACAGTAAAGATCGTTCCTTTTTCGTCTATTTCCAGATTGTCCGGTCCACTTCCGAGTAGGATCGATTTAGGTTCTCCTAATACGATTTTACCGTTCTCTCTTTTGATATCGAATTTTAAAACAGTACCTTCGTTAAACGCAGATCTATATAAAACTTCTTTTCCATCCGGTCTTTTTACATAAAGGATCCCATTCCCCAAAGAGATTGAATTGCCCAGAGAAGACCAAGACTTTCCGTCGTAGTAAGCGATCTCAGAACGTTTCATTCTGAAAAGATCATGGAATAGATAGA
Protein-coding sequences here:
- a CDS encoding acyl-CoA thioesterase, whose translation is MSEEIVKTPKQSAVETRHIVMPDHTNHYGTLFGGTLMSWIDSIAVMVAQRHCGREAVTASVDKLNFLEPISLGDHVILKASANYAGRSSMEIGVQVSKENPYTGIVTRATTAYLTFVALDENKKPCPIPKIKPETETETRRYENAILRQEANRNLVKKIKDNGKV